A window from Paraburkholderia acidiphila encodes these proteins:
- a CDS encoding acyl-CoA dehydrogenase family protein gives MSLDYQVPLRDMRFVIDEWIDAPAWWRSVPAWEDVDGAMAQQVLEEAARFVTERIAPLNSVGDLEGCRFEGGEVAMPAGFREAYADFVAAGWPTLALDTVAGGQGLPQLLEVALQEMLAAANHAWLMSPGLTHGATACLMAHGSAALKRDWLPKIASGEWLTTMCLTEPQAGSDLALLRARATPDAVHEAWRIDGSKIFITGGDHDLTANVVHLVLARLPDAPPGTKGLSLFVVPKWTLGANGEHVRNGVHCEGIEKKMGLKASPTCSMRFEQALGWLVGEPHRGLASMFVMMNAARLQVAMQGVGHAQLAWQRAHAYAHERTQMRAVSAPAHHEGEPGRAAPIAFHPAMRRILLDLRASVEGERAIGYWIGYWLDVAARHPDAQERQAAGQLASLLTPVAKAFFTANGFAAASSALQVFGGYGYIHEYGMEQTVRDCRVAMLYEGTNEIQAIDLLVRKVLGDSGGALRALLAHVTAEAARCTAAGDPALTGAGARLAALVADVQRITGEIAQGSADDRELPYRVADDYLALVGWLLLAFAWARTLRIALNAPADDPFYAEKRTTACYFFAYPLAAFDHRLQLIEVGCRVPLPHV, from the coding sequence ATGAGTCTCGACTATCAGGTGCCGCTGCGCGACATGCGCTTCGTGATCGACGAATGGATCGACGCGCCCGCGTGGTGGCGCAGCGTTCCCGCATGGGAAGACGTCGACGGCGCGATGGCGCAGCAGGTGCTGGAAGAAGCCGCGCGTTTCGTAACGGAACGTATCGCGCCGTTAAACTCGGTTGGCGATCTCGAAGGCTGCCGCTTCGAGGGCGGCGAGGTTGCGATGCCAGCGGGCTTTCGCGAAGCCTATGCCGACTTCGTGGCGGCAGGCTGGCCCACGCTCGCGCTCGACACCGTAGCGGGTGGTCAAGGTTTGCCGCAACTGCTGGAAGTCGCACTTCAGGAAATGCTCGCGGCGGCCAATCATGCGTGGCTGATGTCGCCCGGCCTCACGCACGGCGCGACGGCATGCCTGATGGCGCACGGTTCCGCTGCGCTCAAGCGCGATTGGCTGCCGAAGATCGCAAGCGGCGAGTGGCTGACCACAATGTGCCTGACCGAGCCGCAGGCGGGCAGCGATCTCGCGCTGCTGCGCGCACGGGCCACGCCCGACGCGGTGCACGAAGCGTGGCGTATCGACGGCAGCAAGATTTTCATCACGGGCGGCGATCACGATCTGACCGCGAACGTCGTGCACCTCGTGCTCGCGCGTCTGCCCGACGCGCCGCCGGGCACGAAAGGCCTCTCGCTCTTCGTGGTGCCGAAATGGACCTTGGGTGCGAACGGCGAGCACGTGCGCAACGGCGTGCATTGCGAAGGCATCGAAAAGAAGATGGGCCTGAAGGCGAGCCCGACCTGCTCGATGCGTTTCGAGCAGGCGCTGGGCTGGCTGGTCGGCGAGCCGCATCGCGGCCTCGCTTCGATGTTCGTGATGATGAACGCGGCGCGCCTGCAGGTGGCGATGCAGGGCGTGGGCCATGCGCAGCTTGCCTGGCAGCGCGCCCATGCGTACGCGCACGAGCGCACGCAAATGCGCGCCGTGAGTGCGCCCGCGCATCACGAAGGCGAGCCGGGTCGGGCTGCGCCCATTGCGTTTCATCCGGCCATGCGGCGCATCCTTCTCGACTTGCGCGCGAGCGTGGAAGGCGAGCGGGCCATCGGCTACTGGATCGGTTACTGGCTCGACGTGGCCGCGCGCCATCCCGACGCGCAGGAGCGCCAGGCGGCCGGGCAGCTCGCCTCGCTGCTCACGCCTGTCGCCAAGGCGTTCTTCACCGCCAATGGCTTTGCCGCTGCGTCGAGCGCACTGCAGGTATTCGGCGGCTACGGCTACATTCACGAGTACGGCATGGAGCAGACCGTGCGCGACTGCCGCGTCGCGATGCTTTACGAAGGCACAAACGAAATACAGGCGATCGATCTGCTCGTGCGCAAGGTGCTGGGTGATAGCGGCGGAGCGTTACGCGCCTTGTTGGCGCATGTCACGGCGGAAGCCGCGCGCTGCACGGCCGCCGGCGATCCGGCGCTAACCGGCGCGGGTGCACGGCTCGCCGCGCTGGTTGCCGACGTGCAACGCATCACAGGCGAAATCGCGCAGGGCAGCGCGGACGATCGCGAGTTGCCTTACCGCGTAGCCGACGATTACCTCGCGCTCGTCGGCTGGCTGCTGCTCGCGTTCGCCTGGGCGCGCACGCTGCGCATCGCGCTGAACGCACCCGCCGACGATCCGTTCTACGCCGAAAAGCGCACCACGGCGTGTTACTTCTTTGCTTACCCGCTCGCGGCGTTCGATCACCGGTTGCAGCTCATCGAAGTGGGTTGTCGTGTTCCACTGCCGCACGTATGA